GAAACACCAAGGCTGAACTGACCTGTACCGGCTTCCTTTTCCTGCACGGCAAAGTCAAGATCCACTTCCTGTTCACCCACAACCTTGATATCCGGCAAGACCATGTCGAAGTAATTCAACTGCATGATTTCACGGAAGCTACGTTCCAAGGCAGACTGGCGGTAGGTGTCACCCGGATACAAGCGAACTTCACGGCGGATAACCTTTTCATTGGTCTTGGTATTGCCGTGGATATGAACCTTATGAATCTGAGCCGGGAGACCCTCGGTCATCTTGTAGGACAGGTTCACAATAGAATCGTTTGTGAAGGTTCGTTCTTCTTCGTACTGAGCGAACAGGTAGCCATCTTCACGATAAGCGTCGATCAAAGCCTTACGGGAGGCGTCATAGAGGTACTGGTCAAAGACCATGCCGCTATCAAGGCGATAAACATACTGGAGCATCTGGTCGTTCAGGACTTCGTTACCAGAAAAATGCAAACCGCCCATGTAGTAACGACGGCCTTCATTCATATGAATATGAACGAGGATAGCGCTGGAGGTCTTAATCTCATCGTACTTGTTCAAGGCCGGGAACATATCTTCAATCATGTAACGGACCAGGAGCTTTTCCTGATAAATGTTCAACTTCTTGATGTTCTTCAAGGAGTCGATCTTCGGATTATTCCACTTGTTGTTCTTCACGATGGAGAGCAATTCCTTACGGGAATCTTCATAGCGGATAATATCGTTCAAATATTTCCAGGCATCTTCTTCAGACTTCACCTTGGGAAGCGGTCTTGTAACCCAGCTCTTTTCACCAATGGCACGGTGATTGCGGAAAATATGGGTCACCTGCATGGTGGGCTTACCAGCCATCTTGCTCATAGCATGGGTGGTGTCAGCAAACGCAGTATTCAACTGGTCATAAAGGTTTTCAAGCTTAGCTCCCATGGGAACCATGCGTCCCATATAGAACAAGCAAGAGGAATCCGGCAAATATTCAGCACTGTATTCAGTAAGTTCTGCATCCAGGTAGCCAAAATGACGGATTGCATTCAGCACAGAATCACGGTCTGCAGCGAAGACTTCTTCCTTGAATTCGCCACCACCCCACCACTGATCCAGCTTGGTGAGCATGTGGTCCATGATATCTTCCTTGGGAACGTTATCATTGCCCTGGATATCGAACTGACGAACCTTGACCTTACCACCTTCACGGACGACAAAGGTCACCATGTTCTTGTTTTCATCGGATTCAGTTTCGCGGTAGCCAACTTCAGCAAGAAGGTAGCCTTCAGAATGGTAATGAGCCAAAATAGCCTGACGGTCGCGTTCCAACTGGCTCTTGCTATAAACCTGTCCAGGAATCAAGCGAACCTTGAGGCGCAAATCCTCTTCAGTAATATCATCACAACCTTCAAAAACAACCGTATCCAGAGCAGGGAGTTCCTTAATCTTAAAGATCAATTCCACATCGGAACCATCGCCGACATAGTCAATCCATGCGGTAACATCATCAAAAAGACCGGATTCGTACAAGGAAGTAACTGAAGCCTGAACCTTATCGGTAAGACCAGACGGAGAATAGCTTTGGCCATCCTTAATGCCGATACGGCTCAAGACAGCACGCGGATCCATGTGAACGGTACCTTCAACCTTCACCTTGCTAACGGTATTTTCCATCATGTAGCTTTCGGACATTTCAGACATATCCAAAAGTTGGGCCTGAGCAAAGCCCACCATTACAGCAACAGCAAACAACAATCGCAACAACAGAGTAAACCTACCTGTAAATAAATCTAATTCCAACCAAAAATACAAAAGTTGAGTGCCGGAGATTTAATGAGAATGCCGTTTTTTGCGTAAAAAAGACTATTTACGAGGGCAAAAAAGGAAAAGTTCCCCAACATTGGGGAACTTCCAGAAATAAAGCATTAAACTAGGATTTTACCTAATGGAAATTCGGCGAACAAGGCTACTGGAACCATCGTTTACGCGAACCACATAAAGGCCCTTTGC
The sequence above is drawn from the Fibrobacter sp. genome and encodes:
- a CDS encoding BamA/TamA family outer membrane protein, with translation MELDLFTGRFTLLLRLLFAVAVMVGFAQAQLLDMSEMSESYMMENTVSKVKVEGTVHMDPRAVLSRIGIKDGQSYSPSGLTDKVQASVTSLYESGLFDDVTAWIDYVGDGSDVELIFKIKELPALDTVVFEGCDDITEEDLRLKVRLIPGQVYSKSQLERDRQAILAHYHSEGYLLAEVGYRETESDENKNMVTFVVREGGKVKVRQFDIQGNDNVPKEDIMDHMLTKLDQWWGGGEFKEEVFAADRDSVLNAIRHFGYLDAELTEYSAEYLPDSSCLFYMGRMVPMGAKLENLYDQLNTAFADTTHAMSKMAGKPTMQVTHIFRNHRAIGEKSWVTRPLPKVKSEEDAWKYLNDIIRYEDSRKELLSIVKNNKWNNPKIDSLKNIKKLNIYQEKLLVRYMIEDMFPALNKYDEIKTSSAILVHIHMNEGRRYYMGGLHFSGNEVLNDQMLQYVYRLDSGMVFDQYLYDASRKALIDAYREDGYLFAQYEEERTFTNDSIVNLSYKMTEGLPAQIHKVHIHGNTKTNEKVIRREVRLYPGDTYRQSALERSFREIMQLNYFDMVLPDIKVVGEQEVDLDFAVQEKEAGTGQFSLGVSYSESDGLVGTAAISIPNCCMGDGQAASLNVEYGADKKSASISFQEPWLLDKPITLGASLSYSWWNMEEYGDPNITRYGGSVYLGKRLKWPDDYFYGQIGYSWLMNKQGDNIPGSYVVYSGVESAINFRLIRDDKNLPQFPTDGSRYVLDMQFAEGTVFGDFEFVKTELTVKWWFPLFRDRLTLALTNQYGVIFGDRLQYRTLYTMGGAYGYEGMMRGYTSGSIGNRRLGRSYQYVGAELQLGLVPQTFYLLPFFFDAGNVFGERYDPKTQVPKPSRSPLSEWDPTSLKKDIGFGFRVVVPMLGIIGFDFAWPLDVGENYTGTQKETVGDMEFNFVISQGF